One Panulirus ornatus isolate Po-2019 chromosome 39, ASM3632096v1, whole genome shotgun sequence DNA segment encodes these proteins:
- the LOC139761065 gene encoding uncharacterized protein isoform X3: MSQHGGRPRMGSSSRRGRRFILFPSRCLERRIRRMHVTPLLLSLLLGATTVSTEVASECKTSCYKKSDPVCGSDGQTYLNICYLKNAKCDKPSITYSHLGECLNTTRCKEKCPIRWKPVCDEKGNTYTNDCWLHAAICNDPTLKQGKCDKDRCQRSCPSVDDKACDSRGNIHMNDCFLFTAMCKDPMLTPVFCDFKKCIQTCFVTNSPVCGTDGNTYSNLCELENVQCIDPSVKYQHTGECRDPPYCLKECPIMWNPVCDNKANSYINDCFLHTAICEDPSIKQLPCRKHQFAEESKD, encoded by the exons atgagtcaacacggggGTCGGCCCCGCATGGGTTCGAGTTCTCGACGCGGTAGGAGGTTCATCCTGTTCCCCTCGcg GTGTCTGGAGCGAAGGATACGAAGGATGCACGTCACGCCCTTGTTGCTCTCGCTGCTCCTGGGAGCTACAACCGTCTCTACGGAAG TGGCCAGCGAATGTAAGACTTCCTGTTACAAGAAGTCTGATCCCGTATGTGGTAGCGACGGCCAAACCTACCTTAACATCTGTTATTTGAAAAACGCCAAATGCGACAAGCCGTCTATCACTTACAGTCACCTGGGCGAATGTCTAA ATACGACACGATGTAAGGAAAAGTGTCCCATTCGCTGGAAGCCAGTGTGTGATGAAAAGGGTAACACGTACACAAACGATTGCTGGTTACATGCGGCCATCTGCAACGATCCAACCCTCAAGCAGGGCAAATGTG ATAAAGACCGATGTCAGAGGTCCTGCCCCTCAGTTGACGACAAGGCCTGTGACAGCAGAGGAAATATACACATGAATGACTGCTTCCTGTTCACAGCCATGTGTAAGGACCCCATGTTGACACCAGTCTTTTGCG ATTTCAAGAAGTGTATCCAAACCTGCTTCGTGACCAATAGTCCTGTGTGTGGAACGGATGGCAACACCTACAGTAACCTATGTGAACTGGAAAACGTCCAATGCATCGACCCTTCGGTCAAATACCAACACACGGGCGAATGCAGGG ATCCGCCATACTGCCTCAAGGAATGCCCCATCATGTGGAACCCGGTGTGTGACAACAAGGCAAATTCGTACATCAATGACTGTTTCCTGCACACAGCCATCTGTGAGGACCCTAGCATCAAGCAGCTCCCGTGTC GCAAGCATCAGTTCGCGGAAGAATCTAAGGACTAA
- the LOC139761219 gene encoding uncharacterized protein encodes MVRMGKPAPPLLLTLLLRALTVTSVTSQDIIFKGQRSRCPSQCEYVYDPVCGSNGVSYPNLCFFTRANCRKTSVRTVKLGPCSVPDPCSFVCDRMYNPVCGSDGVTYANPCVLLYFACYYANGLVPRHNGKCIVERPCPTSCPDDKEPVCGSDGKTYDNPCFLLLKACTGSRVTTVRSGPCSTGRCPRRCTREYLPVCGSDGLTYPNECVLKKRHCNNQRVFKAYDGTCGPTKRPCPTSCSFSNEPLCASDGNTYSNQCTLDVTNCHSSTTITKLYDGECVKTDNSQRKCPSHCPFIYAPVCGSDGKTYSNQCALDSASCLDPTITKTQDVACATQQDCPTSCSANYSPVCGTDGKTYGNQCTLDKVSCRDPTIRKDFNGECGTPQRPCPDVCPEVYSPVCGTDGNTYDSDCALKAASCQKPSIILRNSGPCAVTPEPKPPCANTCARVYSPVCGSDGKTYFNLCLLNLMSCREGTPLTPVREGRCDEQQTAKPRCPVSCSRLYEPVCGSDGVTYDNQCFLNRVMCRNPSVTKVADGQCGPAQGGSSSSKCIQECPFTYAPLCGSDKVTYSNDCTFRNAACQEPNLTKLYNGSCTLDDSLNIKESLPLHSLPLAHLQWMMEHPHFLFPRLRPLRLIGVTAMGCNGLVIVVAALALGLSVATAEAGVHRKRLSCPQNYFYEDGKCTRLVECPTTCDEQYSPVCGSDGNTYSNDCELNNARCMDASITKLSDGECGSYGECPNVCDPEYDPVCGTNEVTFSNTGCLASVTCRFPDIELLHMGRCKSDETTTPW; translated from the exons ATGGTGAGGATGGGCAAGCCGGCGCCGCCCTTACTGCTGACGTTGCTCCTACGGGCGCTGACCGTTACGTCCGTGACGTCACAAGACATTATTTTCAAGGGTCAACGCTCAA GATGTCCCAGCCAGTGTGAGTACGTCTACGACCCTGTGTGTGGTAGCAACGGCGTCTCGTACCCCAACCTCTGCTTCTTCACCCGGGCCAACTGTCGGAAAACCTCCGTCAGGACTGTCAAGTTGGGACCGTGTT CCGTGCCAGACCCCTGCTCGTTCGTGTGCGACCGCATGTACAACCCGGTGTGCGGTTCCGACGGCGTCACGTACGCGAACCCGTGCGTCCTCCTGTACTTCGCGTGCTACTACGCCAACGGCCTTGTCCCCAGGCACAACGGCAAATGCA TCGTGGAGAGGCCGTGTCCAACATCGTGCCCGGACGACAAAGAACCCGTGTGTGGCAGCGACGGCAAGACGTACGACAACCCGTGTTTCCTGCTGCTGAAGGCCTGCACGGGTAGCAGGGTTACCACCGTCAGGAGCGGCCCCTGCAGCA CAGGGAGGTGTCCAAGGCGGTGTACCAGGGAGTACCTGCCGGTGTGTGGCAGCGATGGCCTAACCTACCCCAACGAGTGCGTCCTGAAGAAGAGGCATTGCAATAACCAACGCGTCTTCAAGGCTTACGACGGCACTTGCG GCCCTACGAAACGGCCATGCCCAACGAGCTGCAGCTTCAGCAACGAGCCACTGTGCGCCAGCGACGGCAACACGTACAGCAACCAGTGCACCTTGGACGTCACCAACTGCCACAGTTCAACCACCATTACCAAGCTCTACGATGGTGAATGTG TCAAGACAGACAACTCGCAGCGAAAGTGTCCCTCTCACTGCCCGTTCATCTACGCGCCTGTATGTGGCAGCGACGGCAAGACGTACAGCAACCAGTGTGCTCTGGACTCGGCCTCCTGCTTGGACCCGACAATCACCAAGACTCAAGACGTCGCATGTG CCACGCAGCAGGATTGCCCGACCTCCTGCTCCGCCAATTACTCCCCCGTGTGTGGCACAGACGGCAAGACCTATGGCAACCAATGCACCCTAGACAAAGTCTCCTGCAGGGACCCCACCATCAGGAAGGACTTCAACGGCGAATGCG GTACACCACAAAGGCCATGCCCAGACGTGTGTCCGGAGGTGTACTCGCCTGTGTGTGGCACGGACGGCAACACGTACGATAGCGACTGCGCCCTGAAGGCAGCCAGCTGCCAAAAACCCTCCATCATTCTGCGGAACAGTGGACCATGTG CCGTTACACCAGAGCCGAAGCCGCCGTGCGCCAACACCTGCGCTCGCGTGTACTCGCCAGTCTGCGGCTCCGACGGGAAGACTTACTTCAACCTCTGCCTCCTGAACCTGATGTCCTGCAGGGAAGGCACGCCCTTAACCCCCGTCAGGGAGGGCCGCTGTG ATGAGCAGCAGACGGCGAAGCCCCGTTGTCCAGTGAGCTGCAGCCGCTTGTACGAGCCCGTGTGCGGCAGCGACGGCGTCACCTACGACAACCAGTGCTTCCTGAACCGGGTCATGTGCCGTAACCCCTCCGTCACCAAGGTGGCCGACGGCCAGTGTG GTCCGGCTcagggtggcagcagcagcagcaagtgcaTCCAAGAGTGTCCGTTCACATACGCGCCACTGTGCGGCAGCGACAAAGTCACATACAGCAACGATTGCACCTTCCGCAACGCGGCCTGCCAAGAGCCCAACCTCACCAAGCTCTACAATGGGTCGTGTA CCTTGGATGATAGTCTAAACATAAAAGAGTCTCTCCCACTACACTCACTCCCACTCGCTCACCTGCAGTGGATGATGGAACATCCACATTTTTTGTTTCCCCGCCTGCGCCCATTAAG GCTTATCGGGGTGACGGCAATGGGCTGCAATGGCCTGGTGATCGTGGTAGCTGCGTTGGCGCTGGGGTTGTCTGTGGCAACGGCTGAGGCAGGTGTTCATAGAAAGCGTCTGTCCTGCCCACAGAACTACTTCTATGAGGACGGGAAAT GTACGAGGCTAGTGGAGTGTCCAACCACTTGCGACGAACAATACTCTCCCGTGTGTGGTAGTGACGGCAATACGTATAGCAACGACTGTGAGCTTAACAATGCCAGGTGTATGGATGCCTCCATCACGAAGTTGAGCGACGGGGAATGTG GCAGCTACGGTGAGTGTCCGAATGTGTGTGATCCCGAGTATGACCCAGTGTGCGGAACGAACGAGGTAACCTTCAGCAACACAGGCTGCCTGGCAAGTGTTACCTGTAGGTTCCCAGACATCGAACTGCTGCATATGGGGCGATGCAAGTCAGACGAAACGACCACACCATGGTAA
- the LOC139761065 gene encoding uncharacterized protein isoform X1 produces MSQHGGRPRMGSSSRRGRRFILFPSRCLERRIRRMHVTPLLLSLLLGATTVSTEVASECKTSCYKKSDPVCGSDGQTYLNICYLKNAKCDKPSITYSHLGECLNTTRCKEKCPIRWKPVCDEKGNTYTNDCWLHAAICNDPTLKQGKCDPGVCQRQCHNSNEPVCANNHKTYNNLCELNNAKCRNSRVSYLHMGECRDKDRCQRSCPSVDDKACDSRGNIHMNDCFLFTAMCKDPMLTPVFCDFKKCIQTCFVTNSPVCGTDGNTYSNLCELENVQCIDPSVKYQHTGECRDPPYCLKECPIMWNPVCDNKANSYINDCFLHTAICEDPSIKQLPCRKHQFAEESKD; encoded by the exons atgagtcaacacggggGTCGGCCCCGCATGGGTTCGAGTTCTCGACGCGGTAGGAGGTTCATCCTGTTCCCCTCGcg GTGTCTGGAGCGAAGGATACGAAGGATGCACGTCACGCCCTTGTTGCTCTCGCTGCTCCTGGGAGCTACAACCGTCTCTACGGAAG TGGCCAGCGAATGTAAGACTTCCTGTTACAAGAAGTCTGATCCCGTATGTGGTAGCGACGGCCAAACCTACCTTAACATCTGTTATTTGAAAAACGCCAAATGCGACAAGCCGTCTATCACTTACAGTCACCTGGGCGAATGTCTAA ATACGACACGATGTAAGGAAAAGTGTCCCATTCGCTGGAAGCCAGTGTGTGATGAAAAGGGTAACACGTACACAAACGATTGCTGGTTACATGCGGCCATCTGCAACGATCCAACCCTCAAGCAGGGCAAATGTG ATCCTGGGGTGTGTCAACGCCAGTGTCACAATTCCAATGAACCCGTGTGTGCCAACAACCACAAGACTTACAACAATTTGTGTGAGCTGAACAACGCCAAGTGCAGGAACTCCCGCGTCTCCTACCTTCATATGGGCGAATGtagag ATAAAGACCGATGTCAGAGGTCCTGCCCCTCAGTTGACGACAAGGCCTGTGACAGCAGAGGAAATATACACATGAATGACTGCTTCCTGTTCACAGCCATGTGTAAGGACCCCATGTTGACACCAGTCTTTTGCG ATTTCAAGAAGTGTATCCAAACCTGCTTCGTGACCAATAGTCCTGTGTGTGGAACGGATGGCAACACCTACAGTAACCTATGTGAACTGGAAAACGTCCAATGCATCGACCCTTCGGTCAAATACCAACACACGGGCGAATGCAGGG ATCCGCCATACTGCCTCAAGGAATGCCCCATCATGTGGAACCCGGTGTGTGACAACAAGGCAAATTCGTACATCAATGACTGTTTCCTGCACACAGCCATCTGTGAGGACCCTAGCATCAAGCAGCTCCCGTGTC GCAAGCATCAGTTCGCGGAAGAATCTAAGGACTAA
- the LOC139761065 gene encoding uncharacterized protein isoform X2, which produces MSQHGGRPRMGSSSRRGRRFILFPSRCLERRIRRMHVTPLLLSLLLGATTVSTEDTTRCKEKCPIRWKPVCDEKGNTYTNDCWLHAAICNDPTLKQGKCDPGVCQRQCHNSNEPVCANNHKTYNNLCELNNAKCRNSRVSYLHMGECRDKDRCQRSCPSVDDKACDSRGNIHMNDCFLFTAMCKDPMLTPVFCDFKKCIQTCFVTNSPVCGTDGNTYSNLCELENVQCIDPSVKYQHTGECRDPPYCLKECPIMWNPVCDNKANSYINDCFLHTAICEDPSIKQLPCRKHQFAEESKD; this is translated from the exons atgagtcaacacggggGTCGGCCCCGCATGGGTTCGAGTTCTCGACGCGGTAGGAGGTTCATCCTGTTCCCCTCGcg GTGTCTGGAGCGAAGGATACGAAGGATGCACGTCACGCCCTTGTTGCTCTCGCTGCTCCTGGGAGCTACAACCGTCTCTACGGAAG ATACGACACGATGTAAGGAAAAGTGTCCCATTCGCTGGAAGCCAGTGTGTGATGAAAAGGGTAACACGTACACAAACGATTGCTGGTTACATGCGGCCATCTGCAACGATCCAACCCTCAAGCAGGGCAAATGTG ATCCTGGGGTGTGTCAACGCCAGTGTCACAATTCCAATGAACCCGTGTGTGCCAACAACCACAAGACTTACAACAATTTGTGTGAGCTGAACAACGCCAAGTGCAGGAACTCCCGCGTCTCCTACCTTCATATGGGCGAATGtagag ATAAAGACCGATGTCAGAGGTCCTGCCCCTCAGTTGACGACAAGGCCTGTGACAGCAGAGGAAATATACACATGAATGACTGCTTCCTGTTCACAGCCATGTGTAAGGACCCCATGTTGACACCAGTCTTTTGCG ATTTCAAGAAGTGTATCCAAACCTGCTTCGTGACCAATAGTCCTGTGTGTGGAACGGATGGCAACACCTACAGTAACCTATGTGAACTGGAAAACGTCCAATGCATCGACCCTTCGGTCAAATACCAACACACGGGCGAATGCAGGG ATCCGCCATACTGCCTCAAGGAATGCCCCATCATGTGGAACCCGGTGTGTGACAACAAGGCAAATTCGTACATCAATGACTGTTTCCTGCACACAGCCATCTGTGAGGACCCTAGCATCAAGCAGCTCCCGTGTC GCAAGCATCAGTTCGCGGAAGAATCTAAGGACTAA